The proteins below come from a single Mucilaginibacter mali genomic window:
- a CDS encoding SusE domain-containing protein, whose protein sequence is MKALITKFLALGCLAVTVLASCKKDEIKTVAGVGSPSVLSASTTTPVLTKATLTSTAITIIGTPQSYGYNAAVSYSFQLAVKGTNFAAPTEVALPVGTFTKTYTVQDFNNLLLSMKLPVNQAAQVDVRLKSSLSATAGITYSNVITITATPFPLTAYIYVPGAYQGWNPATADSLQSATGNGVYTGIINFIGTDFHFKVTPAKKWDVAYGDAGGGKISTSGGDILSPQAGVTQVTVDLNQNTITFGTPAFYFSAIGDATALGWGGDTDMKYVYATGNWELTTNLTAGGAFKVRMNHDWGTSFGLLATPDGKTLTSNNGGNVPITTAGTYKITFTPAYTTDGNGKTTVNGTAGYTLVKQ, encoded by the coding sequence ATGAAAGCATTAATTACCAAATTTTTAGCACTGGGTTGCCTGGCCGTAACGGTACTGGCATCGTGCAAAAAAGATGAGATCAAGACGGTGGCGGGCGTAGGTTCGCCCAGCGTACTGAGCGCGTCGACAACCACACCGGTTTTAACCAAGGCTACTTTAACCAGTACGGCTATCACTATTATCGGTACCCCCCAAAGCTATGGCTACAACGCGGCGGTTAGCTATTCGTTCCAGTTAGCGGTTAAGGGTACAAATTTTGCCGCTCCTACCGAAGTGGCTTTACCAGTAGGTACGTTTACGAAAACATATACAGTTCAGGATTTTAATAATTTGCTGTTGTCTATGAAGCTGCCGGTTAACCAGGCCGCTCAGGTAGATGTGCGTTTGAAATCATCATTGAGCGCTACCGCCGGTATCACTTACTCAAATGTAATTACGATAACAGCCACTCCGTTCCCGCTTACTGCCTATATATATGTTCCGGGCGCTTACCAGGGTTGGAATCCAGCCACTGCTGATAGTTTGCAATCGGCAACAGGTAACGGCGTTTATACAGGCATCATCAACTTTATCGGTACCGATTTTCACTTTAAGGTTACCCCAGCTAAAAAGTGGGATGTGGCTTATGGTGATGCCGGCGGCGGCAAGATCAGCACTTCGGGAGGTGATATCCTTTCTCCGCAGGCTGGTGTTACGCAGGTTACTGTAGACTTGAACCAAAATACGATAACATTTGGCACACCTGCATTTTATTTTAGCGCTATTGGCGATGCTACAGCTTTAGGCTGGGGCGGCGATACGGATATGAAATATGTTTACGCTACAGGTAACTGGGAATTAACAACCAACCTTACTGCCGGAGGCGCCTTTAAGGTCCGTATGAACCATGATTGGGGTACCAGCTTTGGTTTATTGGCAACTCCTGATGGTAAAACCCTTACCAGTAACAATGGTGGTAACGTTCCTATCACTACTGCGGGGACGTATAAAATCACGTTCACTCCGGCTTATACAACCGATGGAAATGGCAAAACTACGGTTAACGGAACTGCTGGATATACCCTGGTAAAACAATAA
- a CDS encoding alpha-amylase family glycosyl hydrolase: protein MKRTSLLLIATVLLLIAGCGKKSIDPTPDNGGDGTTTNPNGKDLPSGTKDGVTFINNGTSAIFNLYAPGKTSVAVIGEFNNWQPTTMNNTTDGKNWWIQVDGLDANKEYAYQFLVNGSLKVADPYCEKILDPDNDKYITASVYPNLKAYPTGQTGNVSVMQANQTAYTWKNTTFTRPDKKNLVIYELHVRDFVATHSYKTIKDTLNYLSNLGVNAVELMPVNEFEGNSSWGYNPSFYFAPDKYYGTKNDLKALIDECHSHGMAVILDMVLNHSFGQSPMVQLYFDQGTQKPTSNSPWFNVNPTHPYNVGYDFNHESAATKYFAKNVMKFWMQEYKIDGYRFDLSKGFTQKVSTDDGTFAAYDASRVAIWKEYNSFIKSIDPNNFYVILEHFAVDQEEKELADNGMMMWNNVNNNFMEASMGYVSTSNFSRLYYTNHAGFTAPDYNVGYMESHDEERMMYKNEQYGNAGTSNGYNVKTISTGLARQELAAAFLLTSPGPKMIWQFGEEGYDINIDFNGRTGEKPIKWDYNNDTQRRGLYAKFGKLIRMKINNPVFTTSTITYNSAGAVKYALLTGTGVNVMVVGNFDVNAQTTSVLFPAGGTWYDYMSGGTINVTLPYNITLAPGEYHIYSTAVLK, encoded by the coding sequence ATGAAAAGAACATCTTTATTGCTCATAGCTACAGTGCTGTTGTTGATCGCGGGATGCGGCAAGAAAAGTATAGACCCAACGCCCGATAACGGCGGCGATGGTACCACCACAAACCCTAATGGTAAGGATCTGCCATCGGGTACTAAGGATGGCGTTACGTTTATAAATAACGGCACATCGGCCATATTTAACTTATACGCTCCGGGTAAAACATCGGTAGCGGTAATTGGAGAGTTCAACAATTGGCAACCAACTACTATGAATAATACCACCGATGGCAAAAACTGGTGGATACAGGTAGATGGACTGGACGCCAATAAGGAATATGCCTACCAGTTTTTGGTGAACGGCAGCCTGAAGGTAGCCGACCCTTACTGCGAGAAGATACTGGACCCGGATAATGATAAATACATCACTGCCTCGGTATATCCTAATCTGAAGGCTTATCCTACAGGGCAAACGGGTAATGTAAGTGTAATGCAGGCCAACCAAACCGCCTACACCTGGAAGAATACCACCTTTACCCGCCCGGATAAAAAGAACCTGGTGATATACGAATTACACGTGCGCGATTTTGTGGCTACCCACAGCTATAAAACCATTAAAGATACCCTTAACTACTTGAGCAACCTGGGCGTGAACGCGGTAGAGTTGATGCCGGTGAACGAATTTGAAGGCAATTCATCGTGGGGATATAACCCGTCGTTCTACTTCGCGCCAGATAAATATTATGGCACCAAGAACGATTTGAAGGCGCTGATAGACGAATGCCACTCGCACGGTATGGCTGTGATACTGGATATGGTATTGAACCACTCATTCGGGCAATCGCCAATGGTGCAATTGTATTTTGACCAGGGTACACAGAAGCCGACAAGTAATAGTCCGTGGTTTAACGTTAATCCTACCCACCCCTATAACGTAGGGTACGATTTTAACCATGAGAGCGCGGCTACCAAATACTTCGCCAAAAATGTAATGAAGTTTTGGATGCAGGAGTATAAGATAGACGGTTACCGGTTCGACCTTTCGAAAGGCTTTACCCAAAAAGTAAGTACCGACGATGGCACCTTTGCTGCTTACGATGCCAGCAGGGTAGCGATATGGAAGGAATACAATAGCTTTATTAAAAGCATAGACCCGAATAACTTTTACGTGATACTGGAACATTTCGCGGTAGATCAGGAAGAAAAGGAGCTGGCCGATAACGGCATGATGATGTGGAATAACGTGAACAATAACTTTATGGAGGCATCCATGGGTTATGTGTCTACATCAAATTTCTCGCGCCTGTACTATACCAACCACGCCGGCTTCACCGCGCCCGATTACAACGTGGGCTATATGGAAAGCCACGATGAGGAGCGCATGATGTATAAGAATGAGCAATACGGCAATGCGGGCACTTCAAACGGTTATAACGTGAAGACTATCTCCACCGGCCTTGCCCGCCAGGAACTTGCCGCGGCATTCCTGCTCACATCACCCGGACCTAAAATGATATGGCAGTTTGGCGAAGAGGGTTACGATATCAACATAGATTTTAACGGCCGTACCGGCGAGAAACCGATTAAATGGGATTATAACAACGACACTCAGCGCCGTGGCCTGTACGCCAAATTTGGTAAGCTGATCCGCATGAAGATCAATAACCCGGTGTTTACTACCTCAACCATTACTTATAACTCGGCAGGAGCGGTGAAATATGCATTACTTACCGGTACCGGTGTTAACGTTATGGTAGTAGGCAATTTTGATGTGAACGCGCAAACCACATCGGTCCTTTTCCCTGCGGGCGGCACCTGGTACGATTATATGAGCGGTGGTACAATCAACGTAACACTGCCCTATAATATCACCCTTGCCCCCGGCGAATATCATATTTACAGTACAGCTGTGTTAAAATAA
- a CDS encoding MFS transporter: MIALEQEEIVKPMATKKVLERPRLTSWQIFNMSFGFLGIQFGFALQNGNASHILQIFGADVEHLSLFWLAAPITGMIVQPIIGHYSDRTWNRLGRRKPYFLTGGILAALALMVMPNSSMLLFLPPLMVGAGMLMIMDATFNVAMEPFRALVADNLPDSQRGTGFSVQTFLIGVGAVLGSLLPTLLTNYLHVAKTAPKGQVPDNLLWAFYVGAIVMIGSLLYTIFTTKEYPPEVYNQFSHDEPEEQHAGLLTIFKDLAHIPQTMRQLGLVQFFSWFALFSMWVFMSPAVAEHIYHVKAGDTTSAAFADAGNWVSTCFGIYNGVSAIYALMLPAIARKISRKAAHAFSLIAGGVSLVSIFFIQDHTLLVIPMIGIGLAWGSILAMPYAILSGSIPAKKMGVYMGIFNLFITIPQIINGFFGGWIVKSIFGGQSIYAIVLAGLFMLCAAVSVLYVQDNGDIRIKKLKVAKD, encoded by the coding sequence ATGATAGCGCTTGAACAAGAAGAAATAGTAAAGCCCATGGCAACAAAAAAAGTGCTTGAGCGGCCGCGGTTAACATCGTGGCAGATATTTAACATGAGTTTCGGTTTCCTAGGTATCCAGTTCGGCTTCGCGCTGCAAAATGGCAACGCGTCGCACATATTGCAAATATTCGGGGCCGATGTAGAGCACCTGTCGCTGTTTTGGCTGGCAGCGCCTATTACAGGCATGATCGTTCAGCCCATCATTGGCCACTATAGCGACCGCACCTGGAACCGCCTGGGCCGCCGCAAACCCTACTTTTTAACCGGCGGTATATTGGCCGCGCTGGCACTGATGGTGATGCCCAATTCATCAATGCTACTGTTCCTGCCGCCACTAATGGTAGGTGCCGGTATGCTGATGATCATGGATGCTACCTTCAATGTAGCGATGGAACCGTTCCGCGCGTTGGTGGCCGATAACCTGCCCGATAGCCAGCGTGGTACAGGGTTTTCGGTGCAAACCTTCCTGATCGGTGTGGGCGCGGTGCTGGGTTCGTTATTACCAACCTTGCTGACCAATTACCTGCATGTAGCTAAAACCGCCCCTAAAGGCCAGGTACCTGATAACCTGCTGTGGGCATTTTATGTGGGCGCTATAGTTATGATAGGTAGCCTGCTGTATACCATTTTTACTACTAAAGAATATCCGCCCGAAGTTTACAACCAGTTCTCGCACGATGAACCGGAAGAACAACACGCGGGCCTGCTAACCATTTTTAAAGACCTGGCCCACATTCCGCAAACCATGCGCCAGTTGGGTTTGGTGCAATTCTTCTCGTGGTTCGCGCTGTTCAGTATGTGGGTGTTCATGTCGCCCGCCGTGGCCGAACATATTTACCACGTAAAAGCCGGCGATACCACATCGGCCGCCTTTGCTGATGCCGGTAACTGGGTAAGCACCTGCTTTGGTATCTACAACGGGGTGTCGGCCATTTACGCGCTGATGCTGCCTGCCATTGCCCGCAAAATAAGTCGCAAAGCAGCCCACGCCTTTTCGCTGATAGCGGGTGGTGTGAGTTTAGTATCGATATTCTTCATTCAGGATCATACCCTGCTGGTTATCCCAATGATAGGTATCGGCCTGGCCTGGGGCAGTATCCTGGCTATGCCTTATGCTATCCTTTCGGGCTCTATCCCGGCTAAAAAGATGGGGGTTTACATGGGCATCTTCAACCTGTTCATCACCATACCGCAAATTATAAACGGCTTTTTTGGTGGCTGGATCGTGAAAAGCATTTTCGGCGGACAGTCTATCTATGCTATCGTGCTGGCAGGCTTGTTCATGCTTTGCGCGGCGGTATCGGTACTGTACGTGCAGGATAACGGTGATATCCGCATTAAAAAATTAAAAGTTGCTAAAGACTAA
- a CDS encoding glycoside hydrolase family 31 protein, whose product MIFKRCYLSFIALLSIPTSIFAQTVKSPGNVKTAAVSGQQITITTDNAYAQVTVYAPGVIRVRIDKQPLATDFSYAVIAQPQTVKANITQNDNEVSILTDSVKAIISKKPFSVAFYTTDGKVISQDETGLNTSWVNESVTTYKHIQEGERFVGLGEKTGDLDRKGNGYTNWNTDAFGYATDRDPIYSTIPFYIGIHHGLNYGIFMDNTYQSDFNFGASNNRFSSFGARGGEMNYYFIYNKHLGDIITSYTALTGRMKMPPLWSLGYQQNRYSYYPETEVMRIAQTLREKKLPADGITLDIHYMDHYKVFTWDKERFPDPRKMTDKLKDMGFKLTVIVDPGVKVEKGYGTYDRGYAANIFAKYPDSTNYTGEVWPGWCNFPDFTNPKARSWWGAELKKYGEDGISGIWNDMNEIATWGQKMPDNIIFDYDGRKASHLQTRNVYALEMARSSFEGGKVAFGKRPFVLTRAGYAGLQRYSAIWTGDNRAEDSHMLLGVRLLNSLGLSGVAFTGMDIGGFTGNGTPSLFARWMQIGAFNPYFRSHTAVNTKSAEPWTFGEEVLEISRNYINLRYMLMPYLYSAFYDATQTGRPLMRSLAIDYTFDQNIYNTQFQNQYMFGSAFLVMPFEGTATMGKVYFPAGRWYNLYNGVAQSGAQDRLIEVSMNKLPVFVKESSIIPMQSLVQSTSQMPTDTLVVHVYQGDKNNNYTYYEDDGESYNYENGAYFKRLISYDAAKHAITFNKAEGSYRSKFKNIKVVMHGFGNGSFKLDNKAVNLNDDFVSFLTPLSKFDPQGSANAIEGEKVKSIVIKNSGEAFSINY is encoded by the coding sequence ATGATATTTAAACGCTGCTATCTTTCTTTCATCGCGCTGTTAAGCATACCTACCTCTATTTTTGCACAAACGGTTAAAAGCCCGGGTAATGTGAAAACTGCGGCGGTAAGCGGCCAGCAGATAACCATCACTACCGATAACGCCTATGCGCAGGTAACTGTGTACGCGCCCGGTGTGATACGTGTTAGGATAGATAAACAGCCCCTGGCCACCGATTTTTCGTACGCTGTTATCGCGCAACCGCAAACGGTTAAAGCCAATATCACGCAGAATGATAACGAGGTAAGCATCCTTACCGATTCGGTGAAAGCCATCATCAGCAAAAAGCCTTTCTCGGTAGCTTTTTACACTACCGATGGTAAAGTGATCAGCCAGGACGAGACCGGGTTGAATACATCGTGGGTGAACGAGTCGGTAACTACCTACAAACATATACAGGAGGGCGAGCGCTTTGTTGGCCTGGGCGAAAAGACCGGCGACCTTGACCGCAAGGGCAACGGTTACACCAACTGGAATACCGATGCCTTCGGTTATGCCACCGACCGTGACCCGATCTACTCGACCATTCCGTTCTACATCGGTATACACCATGGGTTGAACTATGGGATATTTATGGATAATACCTACCAAAGCGATTTTAACTTTGGTGCCAGCAATAACCGTTTCTCATCGTTCGGTGCACGTGGGGGCGAGATGAATTATTACTTCATCTACAACAAACACCTGGGCGATATCATCACTTCGTACACCGCCCTTACGGGCCGTATGAAGATGCCGCCGTTGTGGAGTTTAGGTTACCAGCAGAACCGCTACAGCTATTACCCCGAAACCGAGGTAATGCGCATAGCACAAACCCTGCGCGAAAAGAAACTGCCTGCTGATGGTATTACGCTGGATATCCACTATATGGATCATTATAAAGTATTCACTTGGGATAAGGAACGTTTCCCTGATCCAAGAAAAATGACCGATAAGCTGAAAGACATGGGCTTTAAGCTGACCGTTATTGTTGACCCGGGTGTTAAAGTTGAAAAAGGCTACGGCACTTACGATAGGGGATACGCGGCCAACATATTTGCCAAATATCCCGACAGTACAAATTATACCGGCGAGGTCTGGCCCGGGTGGTGCAATTTTCCCGACTTTACTAACCCAAAAGCGCGCTCATGGTGGGGCGCAGAATTGAAAAAGTACGGCGAAGACGGCATCAGCGGTATCTGGAACGATATGAACGAGATCGCGACCTGGGGTCAGAAAATGCCGGACAATATCATTTTTGATTACGATGGCCGCAAGGCATCGCACCTGCAAACCCGCAACGTTTACGCGCTGGAGATGGCCCGTTCAAGCTTTGAGGGTGGTAAGGTGGCCTTTGGTAAGCGCCCCTTTGTACTAACCCGTGCCGGTTATGCAGGCCTGCAACGTTACAGCGCCATCTGGACAGGCGATAACCGCGCCGAGGACAGCCACATGTTGCTGGGTGTGCGTTTATTAAATAGCCTTGGTTTGAGCGGTGTGGCCTTTACCGGCATGGATATCGGTGGTTTTACCGGCAATGGTACGCCATCGTTGTTTGCCCGCTGGATGCAGATAGGTGCCTTTAATCCTTACTTCCGTAGCCATACGGCGGTAAACACCAAATCGGCCGAGCCATGGACCTTTGGCGAGGAAGTGCTGGAAATATCGCGCAACTATATTAACCTGCGCTATATGCTGATGCCGTACCTGTACAGCGCGTTTTACGATGCTACACAAACCGGCCGCCCGCTGATGCGTTCGCTGGCTATCGATTATACTTTTGATCAGAATATCTATAACACCCAGTTCCAGAACCAGTATATGTTCGGCAGCGCGTTTTTGGTAATGCCTTTCGAGGGTACGGCCACCATGGGTAAGGTATACTTCCCGGCCGGCCGCTGGTATAACCTGTATAATGGCGTGGCCCAATCGGGCGCGCAGGACAGGCTGATAGAAGTAAGCATGAACAAATTGCCGGTATTTGTTAAAGAGAGCAGCATTATCCCAATGCAATCGCTGGTGCAAAGCACATCGCAAATGCCAACTGATACATTGGTGGTACACGTTTACCAGGGCGATAAGAACAACAACTACACTTATTACGAAGACGACGGCGAAAGCTATAACTACGAGAACGGCGCATATTTTAAACGCCTCATCAGTTACGATGCCGCCAAACACGCCATCACTTTTAACAAGGCCGAGGGCAGCTACAGATCGAAGTTCAAGAATATAAAAGTGGTGATGCACGGCTTTGGCAATGGCAGCTTTAAGCTGGATAATAAAGCCGTTAACCTGAACGATGATTTTGTGTCGTTCCTAACCCCGCTGTCCAAATTCGATCCGCAGGGTTCGGCCAATGCTATCGAGGGCGAAAAGGTAAAAAGCATCGTTATAAAAAACAGCGGGGAAGCATTCTCCATCAATTATTAA
- a CDS encoding RagB/SusD family nutrient uptake outer membrane protein has translation MKKNLINKALAVIVIAGSLASCTKKLDLLPTNDVTAATVYSTATGYKQAFAKVYGAYALTGNIGPAGDDNSKDIKGIDEGTSDFLRLYWKSQELSTDEAVISWGDVGIQDFHNMNWSSSNPFLKGLYYRSLYQITLANDFINQSADDKLSSRGISGTDADAIRRFRAEARFLRAFQYWVLMDAFGNPPFTTDADVIGVTVPKQIGRAAVFNYIESELKAIDPLLAAPKTNEYGRADQAAAWALLARLYLNANVYTGTPKYTEAITYSSKVIAAGYSLIADYRNIMLADNQLNTSENILTINYDGLKTQGYGGTTFLTHAPVGGSEPASMFGIGGGWAGARTTKNLPNLFPDYTGTADKRSQFWTNGQNLEIKDVSTFTDGFCVTKYRNVTRGGAAGQSLDFSDIDFPLFRLSEQYLIYAEATLRGGSGGTLANALIYMNNIRNRAYMNAVGVTTGNITTTDLTLDFILNERARELYWEGFRRTDLIRYGKFTDASYLWPFKGGVAGGKGVESFRNVYPIPSDDLTANPTLTQNTGY, from the coding sequence ATGAAGAAGAATTTGATAAACAAAGCATTAGCTGTAATAGTAATTGCAGGTTCGTTAGCTTCGTGTACAAAAAAACTGGACTTGTTGCCTACCAACGATGTTACCGCGGCAACGGTTTACAGTACCGCTACCGGTTACAAACAGGCCTTTGCCAAGGTTTACGGCGCTTATGCCTTAACTGGTAATATAGGCCCTGCCGGTGATGATAACAGCAAGGATATTAAAGGCATTGACGAAGGTACATCCGACTTTTTGCGCCTGTACTGGAAATCGCAGGAACTGAGCACCGATGAGGCTGTAATAAGCTGGGGCGACGTAGGTATCCAGGATTTTCATAACATGAACTGGTCATCAAGCAACCCGTTCCTTAAAGGTTTATACTACCGTTCGTTGTACCAGATTACCCTGGCTAACGATTTCATTAACCAATCGGCCGATGATAAACTGAGCAGCCGTGGTATCTCAGGTACCGATGCTGATGCCATCCGCAGGTTCCGTGCCGAGGCCCGGTTTTTAAGGGCCTTCCAGTACTGGGTACTGATGGACGCCTTCGGTAACCCGCCGTTCACTACCGATGCCGACGTGATTGGTGTAACCGTGCCAAAGCAAATTGGCCGCGCCGCGGTATTCAATTATATCGAATCGGAACTGAAAGCGATAGACCCGCTGCTGGCTGCGCCTAAAACCAACGAATATGGTCGTGCCGACCAGGCTGCAGCCTGGGCTTTACTGGCCCGTTTATACCTGAACGCCAACGTATACACCGGTACACCAAAATATACCGAGGCTATCACCTATTCATCAAAAGTTATCGCGGCGGGTTACAGCCTGATTGCTGATTACCGTAATATCATGTTAGCTGATAACCAGCTGAACACCAGCGAAAACATCCTGACCATTAACTACGATGGTTTAAAAACGCAGGGTTACGGTGGTACTACCTTCCTTACACACGCCCCTGTAGGCGGTTCTGAACCGGCTTCAATGTTCGGTATCGGTGGCGGCTGGGCTGGCGCGCGCACCACTAAAAACCTGCCAAACCTGTTTCCTGATTATACCGGCACTGCCGATAAAAGGTCGCAGTTTTGGACCAATGGCCAAAACCTGGAAATTAAGGACGTGAGCACCTTTACCGATGGTTTTTGCGTTACTAAATACCGCAACGTAACCCGTGGCGGCGCCGCAGGCCAAAGCCTTGATTTCTCGGATATCGACTTCCCGCTGTTCCGCCTGTCTGAGCAGTACCTGATCTACGCAGAAGCTACGCTGCGTGGCGGTTCGGGCGGTACACTGGCTAACGCGCTGATCTATATGAACAATATACGCAACCGTGCTTATATGAATGCTGTTGGTGTCACCACAGGTAATATAACAACTACAGATCTTACACTTGATTTTATTTTAAACGAACGTGCCCGCGAATTATACTGGGAAGGCTTCCGCCGTACCGACCTGATCCGTTATGGCAAGTTTACCGATGCCAGCTACCTGTGGCCGTTTAAAGGTGGTGTAGCTGGTGGCAAGGGTGTGGAATCGTTCAGGAACGTTTACCCGATACCATCGGACGATTTGACCGCCAACCCAACCTTAACTCAAAACACCGGATACTAA
- a CDS encoding glycoside hydrolase family 13 protein, with product MKLKLALSLAGLFLSGYVMAQMPALDHVEPAFWWVGMKNPKLQLLVHGDHIANRTASLKYPSVKVAAVHKVENPNYLFIDLEISASAKAGKFPISFKKTGEKDLSYSYELKTRNHTAQWAQGVTNKDVIYLIMPDRFSNGDPKNDVVPGMRETTISRDSIYYRHGGDLQGIINHLGYLKDLGVTAIWLTPEIENDEPHASYHGYAVTNYYKVDPRYGSNELYKTFVAKCHEMDIKVVKDLVHNHAGTEGWIIQDMPMKSWVHQWPKYTNSNFRDAAVMDPHGAAADKKQMLDGWFDRRMADMNQNNPYVQNYLTQNHIWWVEYAGVDGFRLDTYPYNDGPYMADWAQKVKAEFPHLSIFGETLVWSVANQAYFTQGNTVNRGMDTHLPGITDAQIKDAIYEALNGKEGWTDGVNRLYNIVAQDFMYQDATRNTIFLDNHDMSRFYSMVKEDFTRFKSGMAMLLTMRGVPQLYYGDEILMKNYSDPDGLVRLDFPGGWAGDKKDKFTAEGRDKKENEAFDFMHTLLNYRKNTPALQTGKLMQYIPRKGIYTYFRYDAQKTVMVIYNGNDKETAWDGEHFTERTAGFNSGYDVLNGTALTNIKQLLISAKTTMIIELKK from the coding sequence ATGAAATTGAAGTTGGCTTTATCGTTAGCAGGCTTATTCCTTTCGGGATATGTAATGGCGCAAATGCCCGCGCTGGATCATGTTGAACCTGCCTTTTGGTGGGTAGGCATGAAAAACCCCAAGCTGCAACTGCTGGTACATGGCGATCATATCGCTAACCGTACTGCCAGCCTTAAATATCCCAGCGTTAAGGTAGCTGCCGTGCATAAGGTAGAAAACCCTAATTACCTGTTCATCGACCTGGAAATTTCGGCATCAGCCAAAGCGGGCAAATTCCCCATCAGCTTTAAAAAAACAGGCGAAAAAGACCTGAGCTACAGTTACGAGTTAAAGACCCGCAACCATACCGCTCAATGGGCACAAGGCGTTACCAATAAGGATGTGATCTACCTGATCATGCCCGACCGTTTCAGCAACGGCGATCCTAAGAACGACGTGGTGCCCGGCATGAGGGAAACCACTATTAGCCGCGATTCCATCTACTACCGCCACGGCGGCGACCTTCAAGGCATCATCAACCACCTGGGTTACCTGAAAGACCTGGGCGTTACAGCTATATGGCTTACGCCCGAGATTGAGAACGACGAACCCCATGCATCGTACCATGGCTATGCGGTTACCAACTATTACAAGGTAGACCCACGTTACGGAAGCAACGAGTTGTATAAAACCTTTGTAGCCAAATGCCACGAGATGGACATTAAGGTGGTAAAAGACCTGGTGCATAACCACGCCGGTACCGAAGGCTGGATCATACAGGATATGCCGATGAAAAGCTGGGTACACCAGTGGCCAAAGTATACCAACTCCAACTTTCGCGATGCGGCGGTGATGGACCCGCACGGTGCCGCTGCCGATAAAAAACAAATGCTGGATGGCTGGTTTGACCGCCGCATGGCCGATATGAACCAAAACAACCCTTACGTGCAGAACTATCTTACCCAAAACCACATCTGGTGGGTAGAGTATGCCGGGGTAGATGGTTTCCGTTTGGATACTTACCCGTATAACGATGGCCCTTACATGGCCGATTGGGCACAGAAGGTGAAAGCCGAGTTCCCGCACCTGTCCATCTTTGGCGAAACGCTGGTATGGTCGGTGGCTAACCAGGCTTACTTTACACAGGGCAACACCGTTAACCGCGGCATGGATACCCACCTGCCCGGCATTACCGACGCGCAGATAAAAGATGCCATTTACGAGGCCCTGAACGGCAAAGAAGGCTGGACCGACGGCGTTAACCGCCTGTACAACATCGTAGCGCAGGATTTTATGTACCAGGATGCTACACGCAACACCATCTTTTTAGATAACCACGATATGAGCCGCTTTTACTCGATGGTGAAAGAGGACTTTACCAGGTTCAAGTCGGGGATGGCCATGTTGTTGACCATGCGTGGTGTGCCGCAACTGTACTACGGCGATGAGATATTGATGAAGAACTACAGCGATCCGGATGGCCTGGTGCGTTTGGATTTCCCCGGTGGCTGGGCTGGCGATAAAAAGGACAAGTTCACCGCCGAGGGCAGAGACAAGAAAGAGAACGAAGCGTTCGACTTTATGCATACCCTGCTCAACTACCGCAAAAATACTCCGGCACTGCAAACCGGCAAGCTGATGCAATACATCCCGCGCAAAGGCATTTATACCTATTTCAGGTACGATGCACAAAAGACCGTGATGGTGATCTACAACGGTAACGATAAAGAGACCGCCTGGGATGGCGAACACTTTACCGAGCGCACAGCCGGTTTTAACAGCGGTTACGATGTGCTGAACGGTACTGCCCTAACCAATATCAAACAGCTGCTTATCTCGGCTAAAACCACAATGATAATTGAATTGAAGAAATGA